From one Shewanella sp. GD04112 genomic stretch:
- a CDS encoding LysR family transcriptional regulator, with protein MNRNMVKGMIVFAAIAEKGSMSAAATQLNLSSSAVSQQVAKLEMDMGISLFHRNTRHLTLTEAGTLFYENCIKIIKIVESAEHQLHALKGTPSGELKIAAPVGFGSGLLSQPLANLLAAHPQISLNLQLQDGPIDIVNEGIDLAICIGPLSDSNLIARPLADWRMLLCVAPNYIPQHQHLQHPDELQGFNRISHSYAKPEFLTHSQTQARVELPAQRINVNNMQTLIQLTLDGLGFAVLPEPEVHQYLASGQLVTLLPDWSLRTYSVYSVTSARDKQPAKVKEAIAALSQYFSQMDFSPNPALLTQPSACELTPRLAIPA; from the coding sequence ATGAATAGAAATATGGTCAAGGGCATGATCGTGTTTGCCGCCATCGCGGAAAAAGGCTCGATGAGTGCTGCGGCAACGCAGCTTAATCTGAGTTCATCGGCGGTGAGCCAACAAGTCGCAAAGCTTGAAATGGATATGGGAATTAGTCTGTTTCACCGTAATACCCGCCACCTGACACTCACAGAGGCGGGCACATTATTTTATGAAAACTGCATTAAAATCATAAAAATAGTAGAAAGTGCCGAACATCAGCTGCATGCATTAAAGGGCACACCTTCGGGGGAGCTAAAAATTGCCGCGCCGGTCGGCTTTGGTAGCGGTTTACTCAGCCAACCATTAGCGAACCTGTTGGCGGCTCATCCGCAGATCAGCCTCAATCTGCAATTACAGGACGGTCCAATCGATATAGTTAACGAAGGAATCGATCTGGCAATTTGCATCGGCCCTCTATCGGATTCGAACCTTATCGCTCGCCCCTTGGCAGATTGGCGCATGTTGTTGTGCGTCGCCCCTAACTATATTCCCCAGCATCAACACCTACAGCATCCTGACGAGTTACAAGGGTTCAACCGTATTAGCCACAGCTATGCTAAGCCCGAGTTCTTAACCCATTCACAGACTCAAGCGCGAGTCGAACTCCCTGCCCAGCGCATCAACGTCAACAATATGCAGACGCTTATCCAACTCACCCTCGATGGATTAGGCTTTGCCGTATTGCCAGAGCCCGAAGTGCATCAATATCTTGCATCTGGCCAACTGGTGACACTTTTGCCCGACTGGTCGCTGCGCACCTACAGCGTTTACAGCGTGACCTCGGCGCGGGATAAACAGCCCGCCAAAGTGAAAGAAGCCATTGCGGCGCTCAGCCAATATTTTAGCCAGATGGATTTTAGTCCGAACCCAGCATTACTGACTCAACCCAGCGCCTGCGAGCTCACGCCAAGATTAGCCATACCCGCCTAA
- a CDS encoding LysR family transcriptional regulator, with protein sequence MLKHLDLNLLPVLEILLEEQSVTAAAARLHLSQSAVSKQLTRLREVFDDPLFERTAYGLKPTPKALSLAPDLRQCLQQLAQFTRPDSFEPALSQRQFRMHLVETTYSLTFPHFMPSLLAQAPGVSINCQTWRLDTMDRLLRCDIDLAIGCREWDERSPMHVNHIPDDIHYVELVQDYTVCLMRRDHPALSQEWDLDTFLSYRQLQVAFGGLEYWLLDDVLQIQGRKRDIAVNMTDFQSALALCEQSDLILCAPSRYALAVMKSFDLKYLPSPIKLIPGAYLLMWHKHFEHDLSHKWLRELIINKVRTSLPN encoded by the coding sequence ATGCTAAAACACTTAGACTTAAACTTACTGCCCGTACTGGAAATTCTCCTCGAGGAGCAGAGTGTCACGGCTGCGGCGGCGCGGCTGCATTTAAGTCAGTCGGCGGTGAGCAAGCAATTGACCCGCCTGCGCGAAGTGTTTGATGATCCCTTATTCGAGCGCACCGCCTACGGCCTCAAGCCGACGCCCAAGGCGCTGTCGCTGGCGCCCGACTTGCGCCAATGTTTACAGCAATTAGCGCAATTTACTCGGCCAGACAGTTTTGAACCCGCCTTAAGTCAGCGCCAGTTTCGAATGCATCTGGTCGAAACGACCTACTCGCTGACCTTCCCACACTTTATGCCTTCGCTCTTAGCGCAGGCGCCCGGTGTGAGCATTAATTGCCAAACCTGGCGGCTGGATACCATGGACAGACTGCTGCGCTGCGATATCGATCTTGCCATAGGTTGCCGCGAATGGGATGAACGTTCGCCCATGCATGTAAACCATATTCCGGATGATATCCATTATGTTGAATTGGTTCAGGATTACACAGTTTGCCTGATGCGCCGTGACCATCCTGCACTTTCGCAGGAATGGGATCTCGATACCTTTTTAAGCTATCGCCAGTTACAGGTCGCCTTTGGTGGCTTGGAATATTGGTTGTTAGACGATGTGCTGCAAATCCAAGGGCGTAAACGGGATATTGCGGTCAATATGACGGACTTTCAGAGTGCGCTGGCCCTGTGTGAGCAGAGTGATTTGATCCTCTGCGCCCCTTCCCGTTATGCCTTAGCTGTGATGAAGTCGTTTGATCTTAAGTATTTACCCTCGCCGATTAAACTGATCCCCGGTGCCTATCTGTTGATGTGGCATAAGCACTTCGAGCACGATCTCAGCCATAAATGGCTGCGGGAACTGATTATTAACAAAGTCCGCACCTCGCTCCCTAACTAA
- the trmL gene encoding tRNA (uridine(34)/cytosine(34)/5-carboxymethylaminomethyluridine(34)-2'-O)-methyltransferase TrmL, whose product MFHIALYEPEIAPNTGNIIRLCANNGSQLHLIEPLGFDFEEKKLRRAGLDYADLTNVTRHKNFEAFLEAMAGKRIMACTTKGSRPHTELSFAKDDVLLFGPETRGLPMSIIESIPTEQRLRIPMAATSRSLNLSNAVAIISYEAWRQLGFEGAI is encoded by the coding sequence ATGTTCCATATCGCACTCTATGAGCCAGAAATCGCACCCAACACGGGTAATATAATTCGCCTTTGCGCAAACAACGGCAGCCAACTTCATCTAATTGAGCCACTTGGATTTGATTTTGAAGAGAAAAAACTGCGCCGCGCGGGCCTAGACTATGCCGATTTAACCAATGTGACTCGCCATAAAAACTTTGAGGCCTTCCTCGAGGCCATGGCTGGCAAACGCATTATGGCCTGTACTACTAAGGGCAGCCGCCCGCATACTGAACTCAGTTTTGCTAAGGATGACGTGCTGCTATTTGGCCCTGAAACCCGCGGTTTACCTATGTCGATTATCGAGTCGATCCCGACCGAGCAGCGATTACGCATCCCCATGGCGGCCACCAGCCGCAGCCTCAATCTCTCCAATGCCGTGGCGATTATCAGCTACGAAGCTTGGCGTCAGCTCGGATTTGAAGGCGCAATTTAA
- a CDS encoding ligand-gated channel protein produces MLLRRKKILAQLVSAALLLPATQVLADAAPDQDKMMERIVVTASGFEQQVRDAPASISVITREDLDTRFYRDLTDAMLEVPGVVVTGGADRRDISLRGMGSQYTLILVDGKRQSSRETRTNSDGPGVEGAWTPPLAAIDRIEIVRGPMSSLYGSDAIGGVINIITRKVPNEWQGELRLDTTLQEKSDSGNVYQGNFFVNGGLIKDLLGVQLYGQYTQREEDSIYGGYRGRDADNLTARFALTPNQDHDIMLEVGIANQELDSTLGKTVAPLAPGASCGRSGCPASSSTEYENSTISLSHTGRWDFGTSDTYIKHEVFDNKSRKMKIKNTDAQTSLIATLGESHTATFGAAFNKQDLTDETGNQVSDLTDISRRQWSVFSEDEWRIVDNFALTLGLRLDDDENFGDHLSPRIYGVWGLTEHTTLKGGVSTGFRAPSLRQTVPDWGQVSRGGNMYGNPDLQPETSVNYELGIYTDLTDSITTSAGVFYNEFEDKITRVACPATQCTDGPNQFGSDPTTYVNIDEAVTQGVEFSIDYKILSNLALTGNYTYTDSEQKTGAYKGSPLNQLPKHLVQLSVNYEPIDKLSTWLRVNYRGEESQPTTGPSSSSLIAPSYTLLDLGANYRVNDSIKFSAGIYNAFDKDITEEEYGYIEDGRRYWLGMTYSF; encoded by the coding sequence ATGTTGTTACGTCGTAAAAAGATCCTCGCACAGCTAGTTTCTGCCGCATTATTGCTACCCGCCACTCAAGTTTTGGCGGATGCCGCACCCGATCAAGACAAGATGATGGAAAGAATCGTCGTCACCGCATCGGGTTTCGAGCAGCAAGTGCGTGACGCGCCCGCTTCTATCAGCGTGATCACCCGTGAGGATCTCGATACACGTTTTTACCGTGACTTAACCGATGCTATGTTAGAAGTGCCCGGCGTGGTGGTGACTGGCGGTGCCGACCGTCGGGACATTAGTCTGCGGGGCATGGGCAGCCAATACACGCTGATCCTCGTCGATGGTAAACGCCAGTCTTCCCGCGAGACCCGCACCAACAGCGACGGTCCTGGTGTTGAAGGCGCTTGGACGCCGCCGCTCGCCGCAATCGATAGGATTGAAATTGTCCGCGGACCCATGTCATCCCTTTATGGCTCCGATGCCATAGGTGGGGTGATCAACATCATCACCCGTAAAGTGCCCAATGAGTGGCAGGGGGAGCTGCGCCTCGACACTACGCTGCAGGAAAAGTCGGACTCAGGCAATGTGTATCAGGGCAACTTTTTTGTGAACGGTGGCTTGATTAAAGATCTGCTCGGCGTGCAGTTATACGGCCAATACACTCAACGTGAAGAAGATAGTATCTACGGCGGTTACCGAGGTCGCGATGCGGATAATCTCACCGCCAGATTTGCCCTCACGCCTAACCAAGACCATGACATCATGTTGGAAGTCGGCATCGCCAACCAAGAGTTGGATAGCACCTTAGGGAAAACCGTTGCGCCATTGGCGCCGGGCGCCAGTTGTGGCCGCAGTGGTTGCCCTGCTTCGTCGTCAACCGAGTATGAAAACAGCACCATTTCCCTATCGCACACCGGGCGTTGGGACTTTGGTACCTCGGATACTTATATCAAGCACGAAGTATTTGATAACAAGTCCCGCAAGATGAAGATCAAGAATACCGATGCTCAAACTAGCCTGATCGCAACCTTAGGGGAAAGCCATACCGCCACCTTCGGCGCTGCCTTCAATAAGCAAGATCTTACCGATGAAACCGGCAATCAGGTCAGTGACTTAACCGATATTAGTCGCCGCCAATGGTCGGTGTTCTCAGAGGATGAATGGCGTATCGTCGATAATTTTGCCTTAACCTTGGGCCTGCGTTTAGACGATGATGAAAACTTTGGCGACCACCTCAGCCCACGGATTTACGGCGTATGGGGGCTGACCGAACACACTACCTTAAAAGGCGGTGTGTCGACCGGCTTTAGGGCGCCGAGCCTGAGGCAAACTGTGCCCGATTGGGGGCAGGTAAGCCGAGGCGGCAATATGTACGGTAACCCCGATTTACAACCCGAAACCTCAGTAAACTATGAGCTAGGCATTTACACCGATCTCACCGACTCCATCACCACCAGTGCAGGCGTGTTCTATAACGAGTTTGAGGACAAGATCACCCGTGTCGCTTGCCCTGCGACTCAATGTACCGATGGGCCGAATCAGTTTGGCTCCGACCCGACCACCTATGTGAATATCGATGAGGCGGTCACCCAAGGGGTTGAGTTTAGTATCGACTATAAAATCCTCAGCAACTTGGCATTGACGGGCAACTACACTTATACCGACTCGGAGCAAAAGACGGGCGCCTATAAAGGTAGTCCATTGAATCAGTTACCTAAACATCTGGTGCAATTGTCGGTTAACTATGAGCCGATAGATAAGTTAAGCACTTGGCTGCGGGTTAACTATCGTGGTGAAGAGAGCCAGCCAACCACTGGGCCTTCCTCGAGCAGCTTGATTGCGCCTTCCTATACGCTGTTAGATTTAGGTGCCAACTATCGCGTTAATGACAGCATTAAGTTCAGCGCGGGTATTTATAACGCCTTCGATAAGGACATCACGGAAGAAGAGTACGGTTATATCGAAGACGGCCGTCGTTACTGGTTAGGCATGACCTATAGCTTTTAA
- a CDS encoding DUF4424 domain-containing protein — protein sequence MSIHIRALMGGLLALLSTAAFANDSSFGDANGSITLKYQPHISMDKESLFISEAEVRVDYLFTNSSSQDLTVPIAFPMPPMFFGSADHSSIDNFTLKVNGKTQPTEHRLVAQLADKTDISLELKNLGWGVEEVAYFAEYGEVPKGKPALPKEWLDEEQQIAFTLSDYFVWEQTFPAGQSVSISHSYTPSISTGIPDTANSIIDTYTELACLDESAKQGIRKRNLIVKQDGEDVEYGVEWSHLSYILVTANNWQGAIKDFKLTIKKSQPTDLISLCFDGELKKTDPLTFEFQQKQFTPTQDLSILFIRKPDFE from the coding sequence ATGTCAATCCATATTCGCGCCCTAATGGGCGGTTTACTCGCGCTGCTGAGCACGGCAGCCTTCGCCAATGACAGCAGTTTTGGTGATGCTAATGGTTCTATCACCCTTAAATATCAGCCGCATATCAGTATGGACAAGGAGTCGCTCTTTATTAGCGAGGCCGAAGTCAGGGTCGATTATCTGTTTACCAACAGCAGCTCGCAGGATCTTACCGTCCCCATCGCCTTCCCTATGCCGCCGATGTTTTTTGGCTCAGCCGATCACAGCAGCATCGATAACTTCACACTCAAAGTAAATGGCAAAACCCAACCAACCGAGCACAGGCTCGTCGCCCAACTTGCCGATAAGACGGATATTTCACTAGAGCTTAAAAATCTCGGCTGGGGCGTAGAGGAAGTCGCCTATTTTGCCGAGTACGGCGAAGTTCCCAAGGGCAAACCCGCGCTCCCCAAGGAATGGTTAGATGAAGAGCAACAAATCGCCTTTACCCTAAGCGATTACTTTGTGTGGGAACAAACCTTTCCCGCGGGCCAATCTGTCTCCATCAGCCACAGTTATACACCGAGTATTTCAACGGGCATCCCCGATACTGCCAATAGTATTATCGATACTTACACTGAACTTGCCTGTTTAGATGAAAGCGCTAAGCAAGGTATTCGAAAGCGAAACCTTATCGTTAAACAAGACGGCGAAGATGTTGAATATGGCGTGGAATGGAGCCACCTTAGCTATATTTTGGTCACGGCCAATAACTGGCAAGGGGCGATTAAGGACTTCAAACTCACTATTAAAAAATCCCAGCCCACAGATCTCATTAGCCTGTGTTTTGATGGCGAGCTTAAAAAAACCGATCCACTCACCTTTGAGTTCCAGCAAAAGCAGTTCACGCCAACGCAGGATCTCAGCATTCTATTTATCCGTAAACCGGATTTTGAATAA
- a CDS encoding EamA family transporter — protein sequence MPFVIALLAPVFWGTTYALVSLYLQDMSPYWVAVWRALPAGILLLMLRPRLPTLAWSKLSLLAFCNIGAFFALLFIGAYRLPGAVAGTLGATLPLIFLILAWLIDKKRPGMKWLLLGLMGLAGVILLLNPSADLDPIGVLCMLSATTLIAFSSRWMQRWDVGDFLVLTAWQLLLGGLMLIPLAWFMAGPPQIPNMDVVPSLIWLATANTAVAYWAWLWSMRNLGPEIMGMVALVNPVVAVSLGVLIVGEALDMRQWAGILVILLSLLLMKLPQKLRWNPLKARG from the coding sequence ATGCCGTTTGTGATTGCGTTACTCGCCCCAGTGTTTTGGGGGACTACCTATGCATTGGTGAGTCTTTACTTACAGGATATGTCGCCCTACTGGGTGGCGGTTTGGCGCGCGCTGCCTGCGGGCATATTGCTGTTGATGCTGCGCCCACGTTTGCCGACGCTGGCATGGTCTAAATTAAGCTTGCTGGCGTTTTGTAATATTGGCGCCTTCTTTGCGCTGCTGTTTATTGGCGCCTATCGGCTACCCGGCGCCGTCGCGGGTACGCTGGGGGCGACTTTGCCATTAATCTTTTTGATCCTCGCTTGGCTGATCGATAAAAAACGTCCGGGGATGAAGTGGTTACTGCTCGGTTTGATGGGCCTTGCAGGAGTGATTTTATTGCTTAATCCCTCGGCGGATCTCGACCCGATTGGTGTCCTGTGTATGTTGAGTGCGACGACTCTGATTGCCTTTTCTTCCCGTTGGATGCAGCGCTGGGATGTGGGCGATTTTTTAGTGCTGACCGCTTGGCAATTACTCTTGGGGGGATTGATGTTGATCCCGTTGGCTTGGTTTATGGCGGGGCCGCCACAGATACCGAATATGGATGTGGTTCCCTCGTTAATCTGGTTGGCTACCGCCAATACCGCGGTGGCTTATTGGGCTTGGCTGTGGTCAATGCGAAATTTAGGACCAGAAATCATGGGGATGGTGGCTTTAGTCAATCCCGTGGTTGCCGTATCATTAGGCGTATTGATTGTGGGTGAAGCCTTAGATATGCGCCAGTGGGCAGGGATTTTAGTGATTTTACTGTCGCTACTGCTGATGAAGTTGCCGCAAAAATTGAGGTGGAATCCCTTAAAAGCGAGGGGTTAG
- a CDS encoding patatin family protein, with amino-acid sequence MQDVALVLEGGGLRAIYTAGVLDAFLQQQLHFPYVIGVSAGAIYPASYVSRQFGRNLQIQQQYLRDKRYMGLRHWLATGNYVNTDFTYKRMAYELLPFDFKTFLGSGTEFKVGAFNCQTGQTDYFGMADFQEHDKLLDVLIASSSLPFMANPYRINHQTYLDGGIAAPIPVAQAQQEGYSRQVVILTQDANYRKSPMKFNWLARKRYQAYPAVAAALKVRHQRYNQSLKELAQSVVSGHTFVIRPAAPLNLSRLDRNIDKVTAVYHQGLADGQAILPKLRAWLNTGAEVS; translated from the coding sequence ATGCAAGATGTGGCCTTAGTGTTAGAGGGCGGCGGCCTGAGGGCAATTTATACCGCCGGCGTGTTAGATGCCTTTTTGCAGCAACAATTGCACTTCCCCTATGTGATAGGCGTATCGGCGGGGGCGATTTATCCCGCTTCTTACGTCTCACGCCAATTTGGCCGCAATTTACAAATTCAGCAGCAATATCTGCGGGATAAGCGCTACATGGGGCTACGCCACTGGTTAGCCACGGGCAATTATGTCAACACCGACTTTACCTATAAGCGCATGGCCTATGAGTTACTGCCTTTTGATTTTAAAACCTTTTTAGGTAGCGGAACCGAGTTTAAGGTCGGGGCATTTAACTGCCAGACAGGACAAACCGATTACTTTGGCATGGCCGATTTTCAGGAGCACGACAAATTGCTCGACGTGCTTATCGCCTCCTCTAGCCTGCCTTTTATGGCCAATCCCTATCGGATAAACCACCAAACCTACCTCGACGGCGGCATCGCCGCGCCTATTCCGGTCGCGCAAGCGCAGCAAGAGGGCTACTCGCGCCAAGTGGTGATCCTGACTCAGGACGCAAACTATCGAAAATCGCCAATGAAGTTCAATTGGTTAGCGCGCAAGCGTTATCAAGCTTATCCGGCGGTAGCCGCTGCACTCAAAGTGCGTCACCAACGTTATAACCAATCCCTCAAGGAACTCGCCCAGAGTGTAGTCAGCGGCCATACCTTTGTGATCCGCCCTGCTGCGCCGCTTAATCTCTCGCGGCTTGACCGCAATATCGATAAAGTGACCGCCGTGTATCACCAAGGCCTAGCCGATGGACAGGCGATTTTGCCTAAGCTGCGGGCTTGGCTAAACACTGGGGCAGAAGTTAGTTAG
- a CDS encoding bile acid:sodium symporter family protein, which translates to MVNINRFFPLFALLGAGTAYLMPAWFSGLKTSIVPLLVVIMLSMGLTLDVRDFAYAFKQKRAVITGLILQFTLMPLSALAISLLLGFNRELTIGMVLVGSVAGGTASNVICYLAKGDVALSITMTALSTLAGVVLTPLIIELLIGEMVAIPLMDMLVSLVKIVLIPVTVGVVLNHFFKPQVAKLAPALPIISIVAIVLAISIIVALNAGQFSQVGPVILLAVFLHNGLGLALGYTCCRLLGFNHTVCKTISIEVGLQNSGLATALCIKFFSPLSAVPSAIFSIWHNLSGAMLAGYWASLEQKKQSDGLE; encoded by the coding sequence TTGGTTAATATCAACCGCTTTTTTCCGCTATTTGCCTTACTCGGGGCGGGTACGGCGTATTTGATGCCCGCATGGTTTAGCGGATTGAAAACCAGCATAGTGCCGTTGCTGGTGGTGATTATGTTATCTATGGGACTGACCTTAGATGTGCGGGATTTTGCCTATGCATTCAAACAGAAACGTGCCGTTATCACTGGCTTAATCTTGCAATTTACCCTGATGCCCTTAAGCGCCTTAGCCATTAGTTTACTATTAGGGTTCAATCGGGAATTGACCATAGGCATGGTGTTGGTGGGGAGTGTGGCGGGTGGCACTGCATCGAACGTGATTTGCTATTTGGCCAAGGGCGATGTCGCCTTATCTATCACTATGACTGCGCTATCCACCTTAGCGGGTGTGGTGCTCACTCCCTTGATTATTGAGCTATTAATCGGTGAGATGGTCGCCATTCCTTTAATGGATATGCTAGTCAGTCTCGTTAAAATCGTGCTTATCCCTGTGACTGTGGGTGTGGTGTTGAATCACTTCTTTAAACCGCAAGTGGCTAAACTTGCCCCCGCATTGCCCATCATTTCTATCGTGGCGATTGTACTGGCCATCAGCATTATTGTGGCCCTAAATGCAGGGCAATTTTCGCAGGTGGGGCCTGTGATTTTACTCGCGGTGTTTCTACATAATGGTTTGGGACTCGCCTTGGGTTATACCTGCTGCCGCTTGCTCGGCTTTAACCATACAGTATGTAAAACCATTTCGATTGAGGTGGGGTTGCAAAACTCAGGCCTTGCGACCGCATTATGCATCAAGTTTTTTAGCCCGCTCTCCGCCGTCCCCAGCGCGATTTTCTCGATTTGGCATAACCTTTCAGGTGCGATGTTGGCAGGATATTGGGCGAGCTTAGAGCAGAAGAAACAGAGCGATGGATTGGAATAA
- a CDS encoding coproporphyrinogen III oxidase family protein, producing MSSVIQTLNRAIATPYQANITVPNWMLSSMERVMQYYVDKNLRLDTLSADIMPAPVEGKKYMLYAHVPFCHTLCSYCTFHRFMFKEDKARAYFISLRKEMEMVKALGYDFESMYIGGGTTTVLEDELARTIEHAKTLFPSIKEVSCESDPQHLDSPGFKQLKGLVDRMSIGVQSFNDDILKMTDRLEKFGTGQQTFDKIMAAKELFPIINVDLIFGFRGQTDEVIQHDLDMASRLDPRQITTYPLMITHQTRKSVKGKLAAPQADMANQYRQILNRLNGQYNQLSAWAFGKANDEGFDEYVIDYDEYLGVGSGSFSFLNDTLYVNTFSLRKYQERIAAGKMGVEQQKNYSKKDVMQYRFLLGMFSGRLSRKYFRETFGVNLDTALFKEMTSMKLIGAIKNDPTDPDNLIITDNGKMMGLLMMKEFYAGMDNVRAQLRKPLKPCDM from the coding sequence ATGTCTTCAGTTATTCAAACGCTCAATCGCGCGATCGCAACGCCTTATCAAGCGAATATTACCGTCCCTAACTGGATGCTCAGCTCGATGGAACGAGTCATGCAGTATTATGTCGATAAGAATCTTCGCCTCGATACGCTCTCCGCCGACATCATGCCCGCCCCGGTCGAAGGTAAAAAGTACATGCTTTATGCCCATGTGCCCTTCTGCCATACCTTGTGTTCTTACTGTACCTTCCACCGTTTTATGTTTAAGGAAGACAAGGCGCGCGCTTACTTTATCTCTCTGCGTAAAGAGATGGAGATGGTCAAAGCCTTAGGCTATGACTTTGAATCTATGTACATTGGCGGCGGCACCACCACAGTATTAGAAGACGAACTCGCCCGTACTATTGAGCATGCCAAGACCCTATTCCCAAGCATTAAAGAAGTGTCTTGCGAGTCGGATCCACAGCATTTAGACAGCCCAGGCTTTAAGCAACTCAAGGGCTTAGTGGATCGCATGTCCATCGGCGTCCAAAGCTTTAACGACGACATTTTAAAAATGACCGATCGCCTCGAAAAATTCGGCACAGGTCAGCAAACCTTCGACAAGATCATGGCGGCCAAAGAGCTGTTCCCTATTATCAACGTCGACCTGATTTTTGGCTTTCGCGGTCAAACCGATGAAGTGATCCAGCACGACTTAGACATGGCATCGCGCCTCGACCCAAGACAGATCACCACCTATCCGCTGATGATCACGCACCAAACGCGTAAGAGTGTTAAAGGTAAACTGGCAGCGCCACAGGCGGATATGGCCAACCAATATCGCCAGATCTTAAACCGTTTAAATGGTCAATATAATCAGTTGTCTGCATGGGCCTTTGGTAAGGCGAATGACGAAGGCTTCGACGAATATGTTATCGACTACGATGAGTATTTAGGGGTGGGTTCAGGCTCATTTAGCTTCCTGAACGACACTTTATACGTCAACACTTTCTCGCTGCGTAAATACCAAGAGCGGATCGCCGCCGGCAAGATGGGCGTCGAGCAACAGAAAAACTACAGCAAAAAGGACGTGATGCAGTATCGCTTCCTGCTGGGGATGTTCTCTGGTCGCCTATCGCGCAAATACTTCCGCGAAACCTTCGGCGTTAACTTAGACACAGCCCTGTTTAAGGAAATGACCTCGATGAAACTGATTGGCGCCATCAAGAACGACCCAACCGATCCAGATAATCTGATCATCACAGATAACGGTAAGATGATGGGCCTGTTAATGATGAAAGAGTTTTACGCCGGCATGGATAACGTGCGCGCCCAATTGCGTAAGCCACTCAAGCCCTGCGATATGTAA